Proteins encoded within one genomic window of Lysinibacillus louembei:
- a CDS encoding ABC transporter permease, translating into MLAILQSEWFKLRKSKITALLLVGPLVALLVGVSLNLQMEDGVNEWFLAMMFMNFTYALLFLPLITGVLAGTICRYEHQAGGWKQLLALPVSRGRVFSAKYVLLILLVLVIQLLYLAAIYAVGTVRGFTAPFPIEIVWKSIIGGWVATLPLVALQLWLSAAFKSFAAPFAINVIFTLPTIFAINSEKIAPYYPWAQPFSMMYIGGDTEDIFFIPWEQLLTVVGGSFLLFFLCGYIYFQRKTV; encoded by the coding sequence GGTCCACTAGTTGCATTGCTAGTCGGGGTGAGCCTTAATTTACAAATGGAGGATGGTGTAAATGAGTGGTTCTTAGCGATGATGTTTATGAATTTCACCTATGCTCTATTGTTCTTACCATTGATTACTGGTGTATTAGCAGGCACTATTTGTCGCTATGAGCATCAAGCAGGGGGCTGGAAGCAGCTACTAGCACTGCCTGTTTCGAGAGGGCGAGTATTTAGTGCAAAATATGTATTGTTAATACTATTAGTGCTTGTGATTCAATTGTTATATCTTGCGGCAATTTATGCAGTAGGTACAGTGAGAGGCTTTACAGCGCCTTTCCCAATTGAAATTGTTTGGAAAAGCATTATAGGGGGCTGGGTGGCAACACTTCCGTTAGTAGCATTGCAACTATGGTTATCGGCAGCATTTAAAAGCTTTGCAGCGCCATTTGCGATTAATGTCATTTTTACATTGCCTACGATATTCGCCATCAATTCTGAGAAAATTGCTCCATATTATCCTTGGGCACAGCCATTTTCGATGATGTATATTGGCGGCGATACGGAGGATATTTTCTTTATTCCGTGGGAGCAATTACTGACAGTTGTAGGTGGCAGCTTTTTATTATTTTTCCTTTGCGGCTATATTTATTTTCAACGAAAGACTGTTTAA
- a CDS encoding quinone oxidoreductase family protein, producing the protein MKKIVIREFGEPNVLQYVETDKPTIDDSEVLIQVKNFSINYADIKNRKGGKATANFPMSLGLDLAGVVVAVGKSVTHLEIGDRVAAFAKDGTYAEYAVANEKLAFKLPEEVSFEQGAAGLTVTFLSYILTNELVNISRDASVIVHAASGGVGTTLLQLLKLKGVENIIAVTSSTSKFELLKSYGAKYTFTYSDFSQGALAVTNHEGVDIVFDSVAGDVTKQSLVCLREYGTLLQFGNASGQIATFTNLDVHASCRNIMGFSLGTTRQLRPKYIQELSTAVFELIRHQQIKTHIERIFNFDSIIEAHKLMESTAHSGKILVAVE; encoded by the coding sequence ATGAAAAAAATCGTTATTCGTGAATTCGGTGAGCCTAACGTATTACAGTATGTCGAAACAGATAAGCCTACTATTGATGATTCGGAAGTTTTAATTCAAGTGAAAAATTTTAGCATTAATTATGCAGATATTAAAAATCGTAAAGGTGGTAAAGCGACGGCAAATTTCCCAATGAGCTTGGGCTTAGATTTAGCTGGTGTTGTTGTAGCGGTTGGTAAATCTGTGACACATCTTGAAATTGGTGATCGAGTAGCCGCCTTTGCGAAAGATGGGACATATGCTGAATATGCGGTAGCAAATGAAAAATTAGCATTTAAGCTGCCAGAGGAAGTGTCATTTGAGCAAGGGGCAGCGGGGCTTACTGTAACATTTCTAAGCTACATTTTAACAAATGAACTAGTAAACATTTCAAGGGATGCCTCTGTTATTGTCCATGCGGCAAGCGGTGGTGTTGGCACGACATTATTGCAATTGCTCAAGCTAAAAGGAGTCGAAAATATTATTGCTGTGACATCCTCGACAAGTAAGTTTGAGCTTTTAAAAAGCTATGGAGCAAAGTATACATTTACCTATAGTGATTTTTCGCAAGGGGCGTTAGCTGTAACGAACCATGAAGGTGTAGATATCGTCTTTGATTCAGTCGCAGGAGATGTGACGAAACAAAGTCTTGTTTGTTTAAGGGAGTATGGTACATTGTTGCAATTTGGCAATGCCAGTGGCCAAATAGCCACCTTTACAAATTTAGATGTACATGCGAGCTGTCGCAATATAATGGGCTTCAGCTTAGGCACTACTCGTCAACTGCGGCCTAAATATATTCAAGAGCTGTCAACTGCGGTATTCGAATTGATTCGTCATCAACAGATTAAGACGCATATTGAACGTATATTTAACTTTGATTCTATTATAGAAGCTCATAAATTAATGGAGAGCACAGCACATAGTGGAAAGATATTAGTAGCTGTGGAATAG
- a CDS encoding HAD hydrolase-like protein, which yields MTTAIIFDMDGTLFQTNLILEPALEATFDILRANDEWSGNTPIEKYREIMGVPLPVVWETLCPKHSTTQHLQSNKLFQQALIAQIQRGQGALYKGVEETLAALSTHYPLYIASNGQTAYLQAIVAQYQLDCFISGTYSIDLIASGNKSELVQLVKEQHHIESGYVVGDRSSDINAAQHNQLKSIGVRFDFAQDSELAQADYIVEDFIDILKIDRIID from the coding sequence ATGACAACCGCAATTATTTTTGATATGGATGGTACATTGTTTCAAACGAACTTGATTTTAGAGCCTGCGCTGGAAGCTACCTTTGACATCCTTCGTGCCAATGATGAATGGTCAGGCAACACGCCAATTGAAAAATACCGTGAAATTATGGGAGTGCCGCTGCCTGTCGTATGGGAAACTTTATGCCCAAAGCATAGTACAACACAGCATTTGCAAAGTAATAAGCTATTTCAACAAGCATTAATTGCACAAATACAGAGAGGTCAAGGTGCTTTATACAAAGGGGTGGAGGAAACATTAGCTGCCTTATCAACGCACTATCCTTTGTACATTGCAAGCAATGGACAAACAGCTTATTTACAGGCAATTGTCGCACAATACCAGCTAGATTGTTTTATTTCTGGTACATATAGTATTGATTTAATAGCTTCAGGAAATAAATCGGAGTTGGTTCAGCTTGTTAAAGAACAGCATCATATTGAGTCAGGCTATGTTGTGGGGGACCGATCTTCAGATATTAATGCAGCTCAGCATAATCAATTAAAATCGATAGGCGTTCGCTTTGATTTTGCGCAGGACAGTGAGCTAGCACAAGCGGATTATATTGTTGAGGATTTTATCGATATTTTAAAAATTGACAGAATAATAGATTAA
- a CDS encoding amidohydrolase produces the protein MTVLQQDQLTDLLKQYEEEMIQLRRHFHESPELSFEEVETPKTIAAFHRALGHEVREGVGGNGVVAKLVGGKPGKTVALRADFDALAITEETGLPFQSKVKGRMHACGHDGHTASLLILAKAFNQMKDELAGTIVFIHQHAEELAPGGAIAMIQDGCLEGVDVIFGTHLWAPTELGKIQTAKGPLMAAADAIYITIKGKGGHGSNPSDTKDSIVLAAQFITNLQQLVARRVNPLRPAVVSIGHIEALNPFNVIADQVYMKGTVRTFHEEERGLLEREIEEMLKATCYLTKADYQYEYVRGYPPVVNHEAETEHVMASAEKVAGVEAVELVDPNMGGEDFAYFLEEIPGSFFFTGAKNPAWEEVYPHHHPKFDIDERALRIAANVLGQATLDYLEKNN, from the coding sequence ATGACAGTTTTACAACAAGACCAACTAACGGATTTATTAAAGCAATATGAGGAGGAAATGATTCAACTTCGCCGTCATTTCCATGAAAGTCCTGAGCTTTCATTTGAAGAAGTAGAAACACCAAAAACAATTGCAGCATTTCATCGTGCGTTGGGGCATGAGGTACGTGAAGGTGTTGGTGGCAATGGTGTTGTGGCGAAGCTAGTAGGTGGTAAGCCAGGGAAGACAGTAGCATTGCGAGCGGATTTTGATGCCTTGGCGATAACTGAGGAAACTGGTTTGCCATTCCAATCAAAGGTGAAAGGGCGTATGCATGCTTGTGGGCATGATGGACATACAGCCTCACTATTAATTTTAGCGAAGGCGTTTAATCAAATGAAGGATGAATTAGCAGGAACGATTGTCTTTATTCATCAACATGCGGAGGAGCTTGCACCAGGTGGAGCGATTGCCATGATTCAAGATGGCTGCTTGGAAGGTGTAGACGTTATTTTCGGTACGCATTTATGGGCGCCAACTGAGCTTGGTAAAATTCAAACAGCAAAAGGCCCGTTAATGGCTGCAGCAGATGCAATTTATATTACGATTAAAGGGAAAGGCGGGCACGGTTCGAACCCTAGTGATACGAAGGATTCCATTGTTCTTGCAGCACAGTTTATTACGAATTTACAACAGCTTGTCGCTCGTCGTGTGAACCCACTTCGTCCAGCTGTTGTATCAATTGGTCATATTGAGGCGCTAAATCCGTTCAATGTTATTGCTGACCAAGTGTATATGAAGGGCACTGTACGTACTTTCCATGAGGAGGAGCGCGGTTTATTAGAGCGTGAAATTGAGGAAATGCTAAAGGCAACATGCTATTTAACGAAGGCTGATTATCAATATGAATATGTTCGAGGCTATCCACCAGTAGTGAACCATGAAGCAGAAACAGAGCATGTGATGGCATCCGCAGAAAAAGTAGCTGGTGTAGAGGCTGTTGAGCTTGTTGATCCAAATATGGGAGGAGAGGATTTTGCTTACTTTTTAGAGGAAATTCCAGGGTCATTCTTCTTTACTGGAGCAAAAAATCCAGCGTGGGAGGAAGTGTATCCACATCACCATCCAAAATTCGATATCGATGAGCGTGCATTGCGTATTGCGGCAAATGTGTTAGGGCAAGCAACGTTAGATTATTTAGAAAAAAATAATTAA
- a CDS encoding ECF transporter S component — translation MQQIQSAQKSQNKTFDLVLTAILIALVVIATFINIKLPIAAKGGLVHLGTAMLFTIAILFGPKKGAIAGAAGMGLFDIMGGWAIWAPITIVARFLQGFIVGKIAFMNGKKGTSMIINIVATVVSVPVMLAVYYIGEVILYGNWIQPLASIPGDLLQNAIGLAIAIPLCAVLKKTPYFRNI, via the coding sequence ATGCAACAAATTCAAAGTGCCCAAAAATCACAAAATAAAACATTTGATTTAGTGCTGACAGCTATTTTGATTGCACTTGTTGTCATTGCAACATTTATTAATATTAAGCTACCTATCGCAGCAAAGGGGGGGCTTGTTCATTTAGGAACAGCAATGCTCTTCACAATTGCCATTTTATTCGGACCTAAAAAAGGGGCAATTGCTGGAGCTGCCGGTATGGGATTGTTCGACATTATGGGTGGCTGGGCAATTTGGGCACCTATTACGATTGTCGCGCGCTTCTTACAAGGATTTATCGTTGGTAAGATTGCCTTTATGAACGGTAAAAAAGGAACGAGCATGATTATTAATATTGTTGCTACAGTTGTTTCTGTGCCTGTTATGCTTGCAGTTTACTATATTGGTGAGGTTATTTTATATGGCAACTGGATACAGCCTTTAGCATCTATACCTGGTGACTTGCTACAAAATGCAATCGGGCTTGCTATTGCTATCCCACTTTGTGCCGTACTGAAAAAAACGCCTTATTTTAGAAATATATAA
- a CDS encoding pyridoxamine kinase, giving the protein MKKVAVIQDMSSFGKCSLTAALPVLSVMGVQACPLPTAILTAQTEFPSFFCEDLTSKMGHFTEEWHKMNASFDGILTGFVMGEEQIQHIFDFLDVFHEEQTTLLVDPVMGDQGEGYPLFTGRLLEQMKELVKRADIITPNLTECCMLTGLSYEKLHSYTDAGDYLQALEEVAQLLAEETKAKVILTGIVPPTVEPTIGNLLVADGTTIFSQQPFNGAGYSGTGDLFAATIMGSVLRGQSIGEAIQLAAQFLTAAINETHAQQIPRNMGVHFEKYLKMLI; this is encoded by the coding sequence ATGAAAAAAGTAGCTGTAATCCAAGATATGTCCTCCTTTGGGAAATGCTCATTAACAGCAGCATTACCTGTTTTATCAGTGATGGGGGTACAAGCATGCCCATTGCCAACTGCTATTTTGACAGCGCAAACAGAATTTCCAAGCTTTTTTTGTGAGGATTTGACATCAAAAATGGGGCATTTTACCGAGGAATGGCACAAAATGAATGCAAGCTTTGACGGCATTTTGACAGGCTTTGTAATGGGAGAGGAGCAAATTCAGCATATTTTTGATTTTTTGGATGTATTTCATGAGGAGCAAACGACTTTGCTTGTTGATCCTGTCATGGGCGATCAAGGTGAGGGCTATCCACTGTTTACAGGTCGCTTGCTAGAGCAAATGAAGGAGCTAGTAAAGCGTGCGGATATTATTACACCAAATTTAACGGAATGCTGTATGCTGACAGGGCTATCATATGAAAAATTGCACAGCTATACAGATGCAGGCGATTATTTACAGGCATTGGAGGAAGTGGCACAGTTACTAGCAGAAGAAACAAAAGCGAAAGTAATTTTAACAGGTATTGTGCCACCAACAGTAGAGCCAACAATTGGCAATTTACTCGTAGCAGATGGCACAACCATTTTCAGTCAACAGCCTTTCAATGGTGCAGGCTATTCAGGAACGGGTGATTTATTTGCCGCAACGATAATGGGGAGCGTTTTACGTGGACAGAGTATTGGGGAAGCAATCCAGTTAGCGGCACAATTTTTAACAGCTGCTATTAATGAAACACATGCACAGCAAATTCCACGCAATATGGGTGTGCACTTTGAGAAGTATTTGAAAATGTTGATTTAA
- a CDS encoding GrpB family protein, giving the protein MRNDEVVLVTYDKAWAKEFEQAKEALLCVTNLLSEQIEHIGSTSIQGMRAKPIIDLLIGVKDLACLEKAFFKNLSKVGFHRLRVERPDEIVCAKFTDDTFQTKTHFIHLVQYKGQKWQELLFFRDFLRANAEAKKQYEQLKLSFFETGLHGIAAYTDYKEGFVKSILAKRRVDT; this is encoded by the coding sequence ATGAGAAATGATGAGGTTGTACTTGTAACGTATGATAAAGCATGGGCAAAAGAGTTTGAACAAGCGAAGGAAGCGTTATTGTGTGTGACTAACTTGCTAAGCGAACAAATTGAGCATATCGGTAGCACATCAATTCAAGGAATGCGGGCAAAGCCAATTATTGATTTGCTAATTGGAGTTAAGGATTTAGCTTGTCTTGAAAAAGCCTTTTTCAAGAATTTATCAAAGGTAGGCTTTCATAGACTGCGAGTTGAGCGACCTGATGAAATTGTATGTGCAAAATTTACGGATGATACATTTCAAACAAAGACGCATTTTATTCATCTTGTGCAATATAAAGGGCAAAAGTGGCAGGAATTATTGTTTTTTAGAGATTTCTTAAGGGCAAATGCTGAAGCAAAAAAACAGTATGAGCAGCTAAAGCTATCGTTTTTTGAAACAGGCTTGCACGGTATTGCGGCATATACAGATTATAAAGAAGGCTTTGTAAAGTCGATTTTAGCAAAGCGAAGGGTGGATACATAA
- a CDS encoding MBL fold metallo-hydrolase — MEIVELAIEFEFNGQKNCIYPSLIVLNNELTLVDTGYVQFLPLIEEAIVEHGYDLASLKNIIITHYDDDHIGSLYDFKEKYPSIHLIASKKESSSISGAKKSERLTQAEAMLENMVGEEREFGEWFIGQLKSVKHVAIDETVQDGDVILNGGCRVIATPGHTAGHISLYFPSLQSVITGDAAVNEEHKLVIANPQFCLDIDAAKQSLQKVIDLQANTYYCYHGGKFVNSD, encoded by the coding sequence ATGGAAATTGTAGAATTAGCAATTGAATTTGAGTTTAATGGACAGAAAAATTGTATATATCCTAGCTTAATTGTGCTAAATAATGAATTAACTTTAGTAGATACAGGCTATGTACAGTTTTTACCTTTAATTGAAGAAGCGATAGTGGAGCATGGCTATGATTTAGCAAGCTTAAAAAATATTATTATTACCCACTATGATGATGATCATATTGGTTCACTATATGACTTTAAGGAAAAGTATCCATCGATTCATTTAATCGCTAGTAAAAAGGAGTCTAGCTCTATTAGTGGAGCGAAGAAGTCTGAAAGATTAACTCAGGCTGAGGCAATGCTTGAAAATATGGTAGGTGAGGAGCGAGAGTTTGGTGAGTGGTTCATTGGGCAGCTTAAAAGTGTAAAGCATGTTGCGATTGATGAAACTGTACAAGATGGCGATGTGATTTTAAATGGTGGGTGTAGAGTAATTGCTACACCGGGGCATACAGCTGGACATATTTCCTTGTATTTTCCTAGTCTCCAAAGTGTGATTACAGGTGATGCGGCTGTTAATGAAGAGCACAAATTGGTGATTGCTAACCCACAATTTTGTCTGGATATTGATGCAGCAAAACAATCTTTACAGAAGGTGATTGATTTACAGGCGAACACTTATTATTGCTATCACGGTGGGAAATTTGTTAACAGTGATTAG